One Microbacterium sp. W4I20 DNA window includes the following coding sequences:
- a CDS encoding DUF6882 domain-containing protein: protein MTFAALQPLADRAALFTALRQDALSTAADALGEHRWDADMTAGTITFTANADPSRQLVARAHLIATIAPGPRSMLWAWAHPQGDGQGVAAQLHAYGAEHGIAELTTPEVPFPADAAGDEEWIAQAAHVVGGVAVELTGRSPYYSAPVGGGTRAVFLLDAPLPPLAVSDAVIALPRILSGLSLSDARTSVWDLARLAGWSLTWTDDAFSGATVVDASGSATFRFDEQARISGIEGSLQAQS from the coding sequence ATGACCTTCGCCGCGCTCCAGCCCCTCGCCGACCGTGCCGCCCTGTTCACCGCACTCCGCCAGGATGCTCTCTCCACCGCCGCCGACGCGCTGGGCGAGCACCGCTGGGACGCGGACATGACGGCCGGCACGATCACCTTCACGGCCAACGCCGATCCGAGCCGCCAGCTCGTCGCGCGCGCCCACCTGATCGCGACGATCGCTCCGGGGCCGCGATCGATGCTCTGGGCGTGGGCGCACCCGCAGGGCGACGGCCAGGGTGTCGCGGCGCAGCTGCACGCGTACGGCGCCGAGCACGGCATCGCCGAGCTGACCACCCCGGAAGTCCCCTTCCCGGCGGATGCGGCGGGCGACGAGGAATGGATCGCACAGGCGGCGCACGTCGTCGGCGGCGTCGCGGTGGAACTCACCGGACGATCGCCCTACTACTCCGCCCCGGTCGGCGGCGGAACGCGCGCGGTCTTCCTGCTCGATGCGCCGCTGCCTCCGCTGGCGGTGTCGGATGCCGTCATCGCGCTGCCACGCATCCTCTCCGGCCTGTCGCTGAGCGACGCCCGCACTTCGGTCTGGGATCTCGCCCGTCTCGCGGGCTGGTCGCTCACGTGGACCGACGATGCCTTCTCCGGCGCGACAGTCGTGGACGCGTCGGGCTCGGCCACCTTCCGCTTCGACGAGCAGGCACGCATCAGCGGCATCGAGGGCTCGCTGCAGGCGCAGAGCTGA
- a CDS encoding phage holin family protein yields the protein MKNGIVRFVSLYVFNVAVLLLIGVLLRGVSVGLNALWAAIILTLAALFVKPLLRTAFRRSAAKSAGDRTRTGEKVVQYVLVYLVELIVWVLTVWLSGVRSSSFWGYVIPPLLLLVGWVVYDRIDDMLHAKASQVYDAVQARVRGGSKPAASASSAAPASEHRETSAARDELKDGLTPEQRRMFDELG from the coding sequence ATGAAGAACGGAATCGTCCGGTTCGTATCGCTCTATGTGTTCAACGTCGCGGTCCTGCTGCTCATCGGCGTTCTGCTGCGCGGTGTCTCCGTCGGTCTGAACGCGCTGTGGGCGGCCATCATCCTCACCCTCGCCGCGCTCTTCGTGAAGCCGCTGCTGCGCACGGCCTTCCGGCGTTCGGCCGCGAAGTCCGCCGGCGATCGCACGAGGACGGGCGAGAAGGTCGTCCAGTACGTGCTGGTGTACCTCGTCGAACTGATCGTCTGGGTGCTCACGGTGTGGCTGAGCGGGGTGCGGTCCTCGAGCTTCTGGGGCTATGTCATTCCGCCGCTGCTTCTTCTGGTCGGCTGGGTCGTCTACGACCGGATCGACGACATGCTCCACGCCAAGGCCTCGCAGGTGTACGACGCGGTGCAGGCGCGGGTGCGGGGCGGCTCGAAGCCCGCGGCATCCGCTTCGTCGGCCGCTCCCGCCTCTGAGCACCGCGAGACGTCGGCCGCTCGCGACGAGCTCAAGGACGGCCTGACTCCCGAGCAGCGACGCATGTTCGACGAGCTGGGCTGA
- a CDS encoding MFS transporter, with protein sequence MRRGLAAMQDRNFRWFFLARAITMITGSMSSIALAFAVLEIDNDARSLSFVLTAFTVSNIVFLLFGGVVADRLPRALIIQTCYVIDILTIGAMAALLFTGSATVPLLILLSVVNGASTAFVLPAMQGIIPQLTNPENLQQANAMLSFVRSAVTIGGPIIAGILVATAGPAWAMVVQAAGWLVAIPVLALVKLPPPGHSGGTSMFHDLRIGWTEFWSRSWLWTIVLAFMVMNAIHVGAWSVIGPFIAKNNDLLGIAGWGWVLSAEGVGVLLMTLILMWFPLKRPLRYGMLGMAAFALPITMLGVHPAVVLLAIAAFIAGAGVEVFSTGWNLAMMENVPGEKLSRVSSYDMLGSYVAMPIGTLVYGWLITHADAATVLIASGIVYAGVALATLAVPSVWRMGRPADALAPTG encoded by the coding sequence GTGAGGCGCGGACTCGCCGCCATGCAGGACCGCAACTTCCGCTGGTTCTTCCTCGCCAGGGCGATCACGATGATCACCGGCTCGATGTCGTCGATCGCGCTCGCGTTCGCGGTGCTCGAGATCGACAACGACGCCCGTTCCTTGTCGTTCGTGCTCACCGCGTTCACGGTCAGCAACATCGTCTTCCTGCTGTTCGGCGGGGTCGTTGCCGATCGGCTGCCGCGGGCACTGATCATCCAGACCTGTTACGTGATCGACATCCTCACCATCGGCGCGATGGCGGCCCTGCTGTTCACGGGTTCAGCGACGGTTCCTCTGCTCATTCTGCTCTCGGTCGTGAACGGCGCCTCCACGGCGTTCGTCCTCCCGGCGATGCAGGGCATCATCCCGCAGCTGACGAATCCGGAGAACCTGCAGCAGGCGAACGCCATGCTCTCCTTCGTGCGGTCCGCGGTCACGATCGGCGGTCCGATCATCGCCGGAATCCTGGTCGCCACCGCAGGGCCCGCCTGGGCGATGGTGGTGCAGGCGGCGGGGTGGCTCGTTGCCATCCCCGTACTCGCCCTCGTCAAGCTCCCGCCGCCGGGGCATTCCGGCGGCACCTCGATGTTCCACGATCTCCGCATCGGCTGGACCGAGTTCTGGAGCCGTTCCTGGCTCTGGACGATCGTGCTCGCCTTCATGGTGATGAATGCGATCCACGTCGGTGCCTGGAGCGTCATCGGACCCTTCATCGCGAAGAACAACGATCTGCTCGGCATCGCCGGCTGGGGGTGGGTGCTGAGCGCCGAGGGCGTCGGCGTGCTGCTCATGACGCTGATCCTGATGTGGTTCCCGCTCAAGCGGCCCCTGCGCTACGGCATGCTCGGCATGGCCGCCTTCGCCCTCCCGATCACCATGCTCGGCGTGCACCCCGCCGTCGTGCTCCTCGCCATCGCGGCGTTCATCGCGGGCGCCGGCGTCGAGGTCTTCAGCACCGGCTGGAACCTGGCGATGATGGAGAACGTTCCGGGCGAGAAGCTCTCCCGCGTCTCCAGCTACGACATGCTCGGCAGCTACGTGGCGATGCCGATCGGCACGCTGGTCTACGGCTGGCTGATCACCCATGCGGATGCTGCGACCGTGCTCATCGCGTCCGGAATCGTTTATGCGGGCGTCGCCCTCGCCACCCTCGCCGTGCCGAGCGTCTGGCGCATGGGACGCCCCGCCGACGCCCTCGCCCCCACCGGCTGA